TTCTCGCCGCCAAGGGATTTCTCTCTCTTACTTAGAACAACTCTTTGCTCGGCTACGCAAAAAAGGTTTAGTCGGCAGTGTTCGAGGTCCGGGGGGTGGTTATCGCCTAAGTCGTGAAGCGGGGAAAATCAGCATAATCGATGTTATCACTGCGGTTGATGAAAACATGGACGCCACGCGTTGTGGGGGATTAAAAAACTGCCAAGAGAACCAGCGCTGCCTTACCCATGATCTGTGGGAAGATCTCAGCCGGCAGATCTATGAATTTCTTGCCCGCATTACTTTGGGTGAACTAGTTCAGCGTGATGACATCAAAAAAGTTGCGATGCGGCTGGAGGATGCTGTTTCGGTAAACAGTGTTGATCGTGCCGTACCCGTTGTTATTATAGGTACAAATCGTATTTCTTAAAAATGGCAATTTACCTCGATCATAATGCAGGCTCTCCGCTGGATGAACGGGTATTGGATACCATGCTCCCCTACCTTCGTGAACAACAGGGAAATCCTTCTAGCGTACACCGCTACGGTCGTATTGCTCGAGAGGCCATAGAGCAAGCTCGCATCCAGGTAGCCGCCTTAGTACAGGCAGCACCCTCCCAAGTTATTTTTACAAGCGGTGGTACTGAAGCCAATAATTTAGCCATATTTGGAGCGATGGGTCCCCATCCTCAAGGTCACCTTGCAATCAGTGCAGTGGAACATCCCTCTCTTCGAGAGCCTGTATTAGCTTTACAAGCACAAGGAATTAAAATAACTGAAATTGAAGTGGATTCCGAAGGAAGAGTAAACCCCTTAGCTCTAGGGGCAGCGTTACGTCCCGATACTCGTTTGGTTTCTATCATGTGGGCGAACAATGAGACTGGGGTTTTACAAGATATTACTACTTTGAGTGAAGAAGTGCGCATCCAAGGAAGCTTATTTCATACCGATGCGGTCCAGGCAGTAGGAAAAGTGCCCCTAGATTTTCACCACAGCGGTGTTCACCTTATGAGCCTTTCTGCTCATAAAATGGGAGGCCCTAAGGGAGTAGGTGCGCTAATTGTGGATAGTAGCGTAGATATTTTTCCGCTTCTGCGAGGAGGTGGCCAAGAAAAAGGCCGCCGTAGCGGTACCGAAAACGTGGCTGCTATTGCAGGATTTGGCAAAGCCGCTGAACTTGCAAGTCTAGAGATGAATCAACGTGCTCGCGACTGGTCTCAATTGCGGGAATATCTAGAGCAATCCTTACAGCAGTTGCCGGGGATTGTCGTCTTTGGAGAAAAAGCTGAACGCTTGCCTAATACTCTATTTTTTACTGTACCAGGAATAGAGGGAGAGACTTTGTTGATGGCTTTGGATAAGGCGGGAATAGGAGTCTCTAGCGGTTCCGCTTGCGATAGCAACCATCACCAACCCAGCCACGTATTGTTGGCTATGGGGATAGCACCAGAACTAGCGCAAGGGGCGATTCGTGTCAGCATCGGGGTGGATAATAATTTGTCCCAAATCAATGAACTGATTACGGTATTAAAAAGTCAAATAAGTAAACTTCAGCGGATGTTATTGTGCGATGTTGGTTATGGCGTATAAGGAGAGGGTAAAAAGATGGCAATTACAGTTACAGCTTCTGCGTTAAAACAGATTAAGAAGGTTCTCTCACAGCAAGAAAATGTAGAAGGCCTGCGCATAGGCGTCAAAAAAAGCGGCTGCTCAGGATATGCCTATGTGCTTGATTTCGCAAAACAGGTAAAATCGGAAGATACTATTTTTGATCATGACGGAGTTAAAATCCTAGTTGATAAAAAAAGTCTGAATTTTATTGACGGTACTGAATTGGATTACCGGCGCGAGGGTTTGAATGAGAGCTTTAAATTTCAAAACCCAAATGTGGCCGGAACTTGTGGTTGCGGAGAAAGTTTTAGCATTTAACTTTATTTGTAATGAAATATCACCCTTGATCAATGATCAAATATCTAAATTAAATAACTTTCCTTTGTAAATCAAGGGGTTAATAAAAAGGTGCGGAACCCCAAAATTGTTTACGTAAATGCGCAAACGCTTGCAAAGGGAGCAAAAAGTTCCTCTCTTTTCCTTAAGCTATTTCACGTTATCACGGCCTCCCCTCCGAGTGAAATAGCCCCTATCTTATGTCAGCGATAAGCCCACTCAGCTTGTCGAATCCTTTATCCCAACTAACTACTTTAATCTAACCTGTGAGACGTTATTGGATTTTAGCCCTGCTAGCCATGGGCCTAGGTTTGGCGATCCCATTCAGCTATGGTGGGCTGGCAGTTTTTGAGCGTCTTGGCCAAGTGCCCCTTTGGCTCCCTCTGCTTACCCTGGCAATGATCGTGCTTGGTTGGAATTTTAATGCTGCTAAACTGCGGATTTTAGTCTCTGCGGTAGATACTAAACTCTCACATCGAAGCGCGCTCGGAACGGTTATGGCATGGGAATTTGCTTTTTCCGCTACTCCTGCAGGGAGCGGCGGAATTGTTAGCTATATTTACCTTTTAAATAGATACGGTGTGAAAACTGCTCATGCAGCAGCCATCTTTACCATGGAGATGGGAATAGACTTATTGTTTTTTATTACCGCTTCAATCATCGTAGTGATAAAGTTGGCTACCAATGTGGCCTATGATATTCATCTCGGGTTTGTTTTGGTGGTGGTATTGCTCACCGGTGGGATGGGGGTAATGTGGATTCTGGCTCGGCAATATCAAAAATTGTTGCGAGTATTTGGCTATCTATTAAAATTATTCAAGGTCTCTACTCCCCGTCGCAAGCGAGCAGCGCGCTGGATGTTACGTCTTCGCCATGGTCTAATGCTCCTCTTAGGACTCCCTCGACGGCATTTATACGCTGCTTATCTCTTCTGTGTCGCTCATTGGCTGTTACGCTTTAGTGTTCTTTATGTTCTCCTTTTAGGCCTAGGCGAAAATGTGCCCTGGCCTTATCTATTTATTACCCAAGTATTAATACTGACCCTGGGACATTTCACCTTCTTGCCGGGGGGGAGCGGGGGAGTCGAATTGGGATTTGGGGTGATGCTAGGACCTTTTCTTGATAGCGCCACACTGGCAACTGCCCTTGTTCTCTGGCGTTTTGCTACCTTTTATTGGTATCTTATTGCTGGCGCACCGGTATTTGTCGCAGTAGCAGGGCCAGTGATATTTCAAACCTTAGCCCAAGCTACTACTAAAAAGTCCTTATAAAAAAATTTTAGGGGCTGACACCTGATTTTAAATAAGTTAGGAGTTAGTCTGTGCGTAAGGCATTGTAAGTTAGGGTGTTACCAGCAATTATTCCTGTTGGCACAGTTTGTTGCAGGTACACCAATTAGAATAGCCACCGAACAGCAAAAGCGTGCCGCGCAATTTTGTGGCGGAGTCAAGAACGAGGTCGAGGCACAGCGGGTAAAATCTACACTGCATCTATTTCTAACGCGCAAAAAAAAATAAGTGCTGAGTTCGTGGATGAAGCTCTGGAGTAGGTCTATGAGCAGTGCAACGGCTGAAATACTTTTATCAACAGGAATATAATCCTCACTTCTTAGATTAAAGCAAAACACATCCATTCTGTGGGGTAGGATCATGAGCGTAGGCAAGAATATCAAAGGATTACGTATAGCCGCTGGACTGACTCAAACCCAGTTAGCCAAAGAAGCTCGTATAAATCAAAGCGGCTTGAGTAAAATTGAGCGTGAAGAAAATGAGAGTATCACGTTACCTACGCTTAGAAAAATTGCCAAGGCGCTAGATTGTAGCGTTGTTGCGCTTCTGGAAGATAAAGATAAAGGTAAGAAGCTAAGGGAGCTCACTTAATACTTCTTCCTTGATGA
This sequence is a window from Nitrosococcus oceani ATCC 19707. Protein-coding genes within it:
- the iscR gene encoding Fe-S cluster assembly transcriptional regulator IscR, with translation MRLTTKGRYAVTAMLDLALHYEQGPISLADISRRQGISLSYLEQLFARLRKKGLVGSVRGPGGGYRLSREAGKISIIDVITAVDENMDATRCGGLKNCQENQRCLTHDLWEDLSRQIYEFLARITLGELVQRDDIKKVAMRLEDAVSVNSVDRAVPVVIIGTNRIS
- a CDS encoding cysteine desulfurase family protein — encoded protein: MAIYLDHNAGSPLDERVLDTMLPYLREQQGNPSSVHRYGRIAREAIEQARIQVAALVQAAPSQVIFTSGGTEANNLAIFGAMGPHPQGHLAISAVEHPSLREPVLALQAQGIKITEIEVDSEGRVNPLALGAALRPDTRLVSIMWANNETGVLQDITTLSEEVRIQGSLFHTDAVQAVGKVPLDFHHSGVHLMSLSAHKMGGPKGVGALIVDSSVDIFPLLRGGGQEKGRRSGTENVAAIAGFGKAAELASLEMNQRARDWSQLREYLEQSLQQLPGIVVFGEKAERLPNTLFFTVPGIEGETLLMALDKAGIGVSSGSACDSNHHQPSHVLLAMGIAPELAQGAIRVSIGVDNNLSQINELITVLKSQISKLQRMLLCDVGYGV
- a CDS encoding HesB/IscA family protein, with translation MAITVTASALKQIKKVLSQQENVEGLRIGVKKSGCSGYAYVLDFAKQVKSEDTIFDHDGVKILVDKKSLNFIDGTELDYRREGLNESFKFQNPNVAGTCGCGESFSI
- a CDS encoding lysylphosphatidylglycerol synthase transmembrane domain-containing protein, whose translation is MGLGLAIPFSYGGLAVFERLGQVPLWLPLLTLAMIVLGWNFNAAKLRILVSAVDTKLSHRSALGTVMAWEFAFSATPAGSGGIVSYIYLLNRYGVKTAHAAAIFTMEMGIDLLFFITASIIVVIKLATNVAYDIHLGFVLVVVLLTGGMGVMWILARQYQKLLRVFGYLLKLFKVSTPRRKRAARWMLRLRHGLMLLLGLPRRHLYAAYLFCVAHWLLRFSVLYVLLLGLGENVPWPYLFITQVLILTLGHFTFLPGGSGGVELGFGVMLGPFLDSATLATALVLWRFATFYWYLIAGAPVFVAVAGPVIFQTLAQATTKKSL
- a CDS encoding helix-turn-helix domain-containing protein; translated protein: MSVGKNIKGLRIAAGLTQTQLAKEARINQSGLSKIEREENESITLPTLRKIAKALDCSVVALLEDKDKGKKLRELT